The Ananas comosus cultivar F153 linkage group 2, ASM154086v1, whole genome shotgun sequence genome contains a region encoding:
- the LOC109706345 gene encoding centromere-associated protein E isoform X2, producing the protein MQDAEHSGLEKFSDVDLDIGTSMVDKQSNGVLVNVSEEEVLVNAIEEEVGALQPSSGLTDDSVNKVSNLKEMNDEELGPKCPNENSDSVVIREGGSDTLESFQLGRPQAENGLLGTSEAIQPMDINVLGDRVVIQHMDSEISEENCKNTSLEEDKEAAISSEFTSHDGLEEKVEDFFSCSVTHEPTTEHSVDEQRGGNADDHRGKESANEETTLPQPLLLEPLGAQSESIWELEKTVDVLSPGEKVEDVKEDQTLLMSDFMRSDLKEGSFGDGIESIRRHLYVTNIDRHYLQLLLDEQTDINLDIVRHYSVEVSKLRALVKETGESKRMVDEELSLCNSELQALKIEKEELEISYASAKQEIVACSNRCLELQHKLEFSEQELESVSAELASCRTLLEALHLENTKFEEEKAFLYSENSKLASLLLEKEERLLLAFDKNKQLESNVKETWTHFEQLIEENLDLFISLDMYKVKIEELANDSSMLAPEACKVTDSNNSHVDGEASNAQDPLVQKVDDEEVGNSGILRVLKGHIEEAKSILENVEKSIHGMHSHSTSLSRRATASGVSKLIQAFELKTNQIDDPSEEAQTNSLKQSDDSYSLSKEQTRLLGDKLKQMELYLGKLEVNLLDEFSSRELVKKFETETEALGKQNNVLQVKVDELVGLLGNYEERIGVLQVQFDHMHRGAISEGERLSSTTEMLQKEVHERVSVLRNERDSLKGLIVEAIEKLSSSTGSLVPKDLDVGINMLTLIDAATKLIQSLHEKLDAAQVNHDFLSTSYVELNKIVADLHGRNELATGQVKKMCYSLSELLHDSCEDIHEIETYENSAEAQEALYIHYEGFLEHLRKMLAERLVLLSKNNEVEASLLNKTEEFEELKLRSNALSEKANELCHVKSKLESILMSKIVAFGEPNTSSFVLAKELDENDVVVENSDNEESKLLNSLFSRLEASLALHYQKYEEAIEQINLLSASNIQLETEMQVLKGSLNKLEEALEASHSVLNLKVSELEQSEQRVSSLKEKLSIAVAKGKGLVVQRDSLKQSLMEKSSELEKCLQELQSKEAHFKEVEAKLKSYSEADRIEALESELSYIRNSATALRDSFLLKDSVLQKIEEVLEDLDFPEHFHSRDIVEKVELLSKMAAANSLPLTEWDQKNSMGGSHSDRDDVQMSSLSGLEELRSRYDELQRKFYGLAEHNDMLEQSLVERNSLIQKWEEVLNRISMPPQLKSLEPEDRIEWLANTLSEVQRERDALQSKIENLEVSSEMLTEVLNQIDIPPHLKTMEPGDRIEWLASTLSDVQKERDALQSKIESLEDSSEMLIVDLEESHKKISELTAEILAIKTQKDFFSESLEKLRFEYLALSERAVQDEIDRGNLQKELAELHEKMVEKIGNDEIYKLIDLINNAFPDGDSLDVLSGSTATEYLEALLQEFINKYKTLSSSRFVNKVSEEVVSEDRNLVVDTGASSEADLDDNEQKLMPLRLELDEATRTLDLVKGERDQAVEKFQPLVLEIEELSKERDILHEKCRSLELEVETVSKQRDGLKEQLIQEEQKTASTREKLNVAVRKGKGLVQQRDSLKQSIEEMNAVLEKLKSKHDQQIKALESEKSLLMNRLAEREQILNDNKLTLNKFLTALHSIDAGGDCNTIDPVQKIEEIVKFCHDLSKKVASSEAEAQKSKKAAELLLNELNEVQERADILQEELASTEATIIEFSRQRDALEAARTDALHRLEQVNLNHSQERKETAYYLSELHSSIDQLRKVCFDISSCVVNVFTREVDFIAYVETLMDSASKQIDSAHFVELPVVSFNGFCSSNPMNEKSHSSDALFNVNIHGSDDSSIVEHVATVHNAVIECMSEFDHLKRNVDHHTSSIDQHAMRLLKSVEFVQTKVASEKEKTVSLKRDLLGLESHMKEKEAESFSTQKNLSLLYEACSTSLAEIGSLTSGESLRNTGHLISLTDNEIRLIADRLMATIKGISNKSEITELQRQLQEKDIQMNQICTELVSQIRDAETVAKKFSVDLDYAKEKIHNLEKQIEAKENDKRILEQRVKELEGMEALSTELQVKFKSLTDVLTAKDQEIEGLMQALDEEETQMEELDKRKRELEGLVQEKDFTLKSLEVSRAKTVAKLSTTVNKFDELHNLSETLIAEVENLQSQLQGRDSEISFLRQEVTKSTNDLLALQEANKKYSSEIDDLLGWLDKMVLIFGLNVKISDGSEGTSQVHVYKNILDKQIVSVITELNDLRVSVQNKDALLQIERGRVEELLHRSEALETSLRQKEQSSSRTLVPSEIEQVRDKLNPGAVVAHVRSGRKVNNDQVAISIDTENDDHSLHDDDDDKAHGFKSLVMSRFVPRATRPISDRIDGIWVSGDRLLMRQPTLRLGVLIYWIALHALLASFI; encoded by the exons ATGCAGGATGCTGAACATTCTGGATTGGAGAAATTCTCTGATGTGGATTTGGATATTGGAACCTCAATGGTGGATAAACAAAGTAATGGAGTTCTTGTAAATGTTTCTGAAGAGGAAGTTCTTGTAAATGCTATTGAAGAGGAAGTTGGTGCTTTGCAGCCTAGTTCAGGCCTAACTGATGACAGTGTGAATAAAGTTTCTAATCTCAAAGAGATGAATGATGAAGAATTGGGTCCTAAATGTCCAAATGAGAACTCGGATAGTGTAGTGATTAGAGAGGGGGGAAGTGATACTCTTGAAAGTTTTCAACTCGGGAGGCCTCAAGCAGAAAATGGGTTGTTGGGTACTTCTGAAGCAATTCAGCCGATGGACATAAATGTTTTGGGTGACCGTGTTGTGATTCAGCATATGGACTCGGAAATTTCTGAAGAGAATTGCAAGAATACTTCTCTTGAAGAAGACAAGGAAGCTGCGATTTCATCGGAATTTACTTCCCATGATGGACTTGAGGAAAAGGTCGAAGATTTCTTTTCATGCTCAGTTACTCATGAACCCACAACAGAACATAGTGTTGATGAACAAAGAGGCGGCAATGCTGATGACCATAGAGGCAAAGAAAGTGCTAACGAAGAAACCACCTTGCCACAGCCTCTTCTACTGGAGCCTCTGGGTGCTCAATCTGAGTCAATCTGGGAGCTTGAGAAAACAGTGGATGTGCTATCACCTGGAGAGAAGGTGGAAGATGTTAAAGAAGACCAAACCTTACTGATGTCGGATTTTATGCGTAGTGATTTAAAAGAAGGTAGCTTTGGTGATGGAATTGAGAGCATCAGAAGGCATCTTTATGTGACAAATATTGATAGACATTATCTACAGTTGCTGCTAGATGAGCAGACAGATATAAACTTGGATATTGTCCGGCATTATTCTGTTGAAGTGTCCAAGCTCCGGGCATTGGTTAAAGAAACTGGAGAAAGCAAAAGAATGGTGGACGAGGAGCTTTCTCTCTGTAATTCTGAGCTTCAAGCATTGAAAATTGAAAAGGAGGAACTTGAGATTAGCTATGCCTCTGCAAAACAGGAAATAGTGGCATGCAGTAATAGATGTTTGGAGTTGCAGCACAAACTGGAATTCTCCGAACAAGAACTTGAAAGTGTTTCAGCTGAACTAGCTAGTTGTAGAACTTTGTTGGAAGCTTTACATCTGGAGAATACAAAATTTGAGGAGGAGAAAGCTTTTTTGTACAGTGAGAATTCAAAACTTGCATCTTTGTTGTTGGAAAAAGAGGAGAGGTTGCTTCTTGCATTTGATAAGAATAAGCAATTGGAGTCAAATGTAAAAGAAACGTGGACTCATTTTGAGCAACTCATTGAGGAGAATTTGGATTTGTTTATCAGCTTAGATATGTACAAAGTCAAAATAGAAGAATTGGCTAATGATAGTTCTATGCTGGCACCAGAAGCCTGCAAGGTTACTGATTCTAATAATTCTCATGTGGATGGTGAAGCTAGCAACGCACAAGATCCACTGGTTCAAAAAGTTGATGACGAAGAGGTTGGTAATTCTGGAATTTTGAGGGTTCTAAAGGGGCACATAGAAGAGGCAAAAAGTATATTGGAAAATGTTGAAAAGTCAATTCACGGAATGCACTCTCACTCCACTTCCCTTTCTAGGAGAGCCACAGCCTCTGGCGTGTCAAAACTTATTCAAGCCTTCGAGTTGAAAACTAATCAGATTGATGATCCATCAGAGGAGGCACAGACAAACAGTCTAAAGCAGTCAGATGATTCATACTCATTATCTAAGGAGCAAACACGCCTTCTTGGGGACAAATTGAAGCAGATGGAATTATATCTGGGAAAGCTTGAAGTAAATTTGTTGGATGAATTTAGTAGCAGGGAACTCGTGAAAAAGTTTGAGACGGAGACTGAAGCACTAGGGAAACAGAATAATGTCCTTCAGGTAAAAGTTGATGAGCTTGTTGGACTTCTTGGCAATTATGAAGAAAGAATTGGTGTTCTGCAGGTGCAATTTGATCATATGCATCGAGGTGCAATCAGTGAGGGTGAAAGGCTTTCAAGCACAACTGAAATGTTGCAGAAGGAAGTGCATGAGAGGGTTTCTGTTCTCAGAAATGAGAGGGATTCTTTAAAAGGGTTGATTGTTGAGGCGATTGAAAAGCTTAGCTCATCAACTGGATCACTGGTTCCCAAAGATTTAGATGTTGGTATAAATATGTTGACTTTGATTGATGCTGCAACAAAGTTGATCCAGAGCCTTCATGAGAAGTTAGATGCTGCTCAAGTGAATCAtgattttctaagtacttcctATGTGGAACTGAATAAGATAGTTGCTGATTTACACGGAAGGAATGAGCTTGCAACTGGGCAAGTGAAGAAAATGTGCTATAGCCTTTCAGAACTTTTGCATGACTCGTGCGAAGACATACATGAAATTGAGACCTATGAAAATTCTGCAGAAGCCCAAGAAGCTTTGTACATTCACTACGAAGGATTTCTTGAGCATTTGCGAAAGATGCTGGCTGAGAGGCTTGTGCTTCTGTCCAAAAATAATGAGGTAGAGGCAAGTCTATTGAACAAAACTGAAGAATTTGAAGAGCTGAAATTGAGATCTAATGCTTTGAGTGAGAAGGCAAATGAGCTTTGTCATGTCAAAAGCAAGCTTGAATCGATTTTGATGAGTAAAATTGTAGCTTTTGGAGAACCCAACACTAGTTCCTTTGTTTTGGCCAAGGAATTGGATGAAAATGATGTAGTTGTTGAAAATTCTGACAATGAAGAGAGTAAATTGCTTAATTCCTTATTTTCACGTCTGGAAGCATCACTTGCTTTGCATTATCAGAAATATGAAGAGGCAATTGAGCAAATTAACTTGCTAAGTGCCTCAAATATTCAGCTAGAGACCGAAATGCAAGTTCTCAAAGGCAGTTTGAATAAGCTGGAGGAGGCCCTTGAAGCTTCTCATTCTGTGCTGAATCTCAAAGTATCTGAACTCGAGCAATCAGAACAGAGGGTTTCTTCTCTCAAAGAGAAGCTCAGCATTGCTGTTGCAAAAGGTAAAGGATTAGTTGTTCAGCGAGACAGTCTTAAGCAGTCTTTGATGGAGAAGTCCAGCGAACTCGAGAAGTGTTTACAAGAACTGCAGTCGAAAGAAGCACATTTCAAAGAAGTCGAGGCAAAGCTCAAGTCCTATTCCGAAGCAGATCGAATTGAGGCCTTAGAGTCTGAACTATCTTACATTAGGAATTCTGCTACTGCTTTAAGGGACTCTTTTCTTCTTAAAGACTCTGTTCTACAGAAAATCGAAGAGGTCTTAGAAGATTTGGATTTTCCAGAGCATTTTCATTCAAGAGACATTGTAGAGAAAGTTGAGCTGCTGTCCAAAATGGCTGCTGCTAATTCTCTTCCGCTAACTGAGTGGGACCAGAAAAATTCCATGGGTGGGTCCCATTCTGATAGAGATGATGTGCAAATGAGTTCATTATCTGGGCTTGAGGAATTACGAAGTAGATATGATGAGCTCCAGAGAAAATTCTATGGTTTGGCCGAGCACAATGACATGTTGGAGCAGTCTCTCGTAGAGAGGAACAGCCTTATACAGAAATGGGAAGAGGTTCTCAATCGAATTAGTATGCCACCACAACTGAAATCATTGGAGCCTGAAGATAGAATTGAATGGTTAGCAAATACACTCTCGGAGGTCCAAAGAGAAAGAGATGCATTGCAATCAAAGATTGAGAATCTTGAGGTGTCATCCGAAATGCTAACGGAGGTTCTAAATCAAATTGATATACCACCACATTTGAAAACAATGGAGCCAGGAGATAGAATTGAATGGTTAGCCAGTACACTCTCTGATGTTCAAAAGGAAAGAGATGCACTGCAATCAAAGATTGAGAGTCTTGAGGACTCATCTGAAATGTTAATAGTGGACTTGGAAGAGTCACATAAGAAAATATCTGAGCTCACTGCAGAGATTTTAGCTATTAAAACCCAAAAGGATTTCTTTTCTGAGAGTTTGGAAAAATTGAGGTTTGAATATCTAGCGTTATCAGAGAGAGCTGTTCAAGATGAGATTGACAGAGGTAACTTGCAAAAAGAGCTGGCAGAGTTGCATGAAAAAATGGTCGAAAAAATTGGGAATGATGAGATATACAAACTAATTGATTTGATTAACAATGCATTCCCAGACGGTGATAGTCTTGACGTTCTCTCCGGTAGTACTGCTACTGAGTATTTGGAAGCATTATTACAGGAGTTTATAAATAAGTACAAAACCCTATCTTCATCAAGATTCGTAAACAAAGTTTCTGAAGAGGTGGTTTCAGAAGACAGAAATTTGGTTGTAGATACAGGTGCTTCCTCAGAAGCTGATCTGGATGACAATGAGCAGAAATTAATGCCTTTAAGGTTAGAATTAGATGAAGCCACCCGTACTCTAGATTTAGTGAAAGGGGAGAGGGATCAGGCTGTGGAGAAGTTCCAACCTTTAGTATTGGAAATTGAGGAATTAAGTAAAGAAAGAGACATATTGCATGAGAAGTGTCGATCCTTGGAGTTGGAAGTAGAGACAGTGAGTAAACAGAGAGACGGTTTAAAAGAACAGTTAATTCAGGAGGAGCAGAAGACTGCCTCTACGAGAGAGAAACTAAATGTTGCTGTTCGAAAGGGAAAGGGGCTGGTGCAACAAAGAGATAGCTTGAAACAGTCCATTGAAGAGATGAATGCTGTATTAGAAAAACTAAAGAGCAAGCATGATCAACAAATAAAAGCCCTAGAATCTGAGAAGTCTTTGTTGATGAATAGATTGGCCGAGAGAGAGCAGATTTTGAATGACAATAAGCTGACTCTGAATAAATTCTTAACAGCTTTGCACTCTATTGATGCAGGTGGGGATTGTAATACCATTGATCCTGTGCAGAAAATAGAGGAAATTGTAAAGTTCTGTCACGATCTTAGTAAAAAAGTAGCTTCTTCTGAAGCTGAAGCACAGAAGTCTAAAAAAGCTGCTGAGCTGCTACTGAACGAGTTAAATGAAGTACAGGAAAGGGCTGATATCCTCCAGGAGGAGCTGGCCAGCACAGAAGCTACCATCATAGAATTTTCTAGACAAAGAGATGCTTTAGAGGCTGCGAGAACTGATGCTCTTCATCGTCTTGAACAAGTTAATTTGAATCATTCacaggaaagaaaagaaacagcaTACTATTTATCCGAGTTGCACTCTTCAATTGACCAGCTTAGAAAAGTCTGCTTTGATATTTCAAGTTGCGTTGTCAATGTTTTTACGAGGGAGGTGGACTTTATCGCCTATGTCGAGACACTCATGGATTCAGCTAGTAAGCAGATCGACAGTGCACATTTTGTTGAGTTACCGGTTGTATCATTTAATGGCTTCTGCTCAAGCAATCCAATGAATGAG AAGTCCCATTCTTCTGATGCTCTCTTCAATGTCAACATCCATGGATCTGATGATAGCTCAATAGTTGAGCATGTTGCTACTGTTCACAATGCAGTGATTGAATGTATGAGCGAATTTGACCATTTGAAAAGAAACGTTGACCATCACACCTCTTCGATTGACCAGCATGCAATGCGGCTGTTAAAATCAGTTGAGTTTGTACAAACAAAAGTTGCTTCTGAGAAGGAAAAGACAGTGTCTTTGAAAAGAGACTTACTGGGGTTAGAATCACacatgaaagaaaaagaagctgAAAGTTTTTCAACACAGAAGAACTTATCTTTGTTGTATGAAGCATGTAGCACTTCACTTGCTGAGATTGGGAGTTTGACTTCTGGAGAGAGCTTAAGAAATACTGGCCATTTGATTTCACTTACTGACAATGAAATTAGATTGATTGCTGATAGGTTAATGGCCACTATTAAGGGCATAAGCAATAAAAGTGAGATAACTGAGTTACAGAGACAATTGCAAGAAAAGGATATCCAAATGAATCAGATCTGCACGGAACTTGTTTCACAGATAAGGGATGCTGAGACTGTTGCAAAGAAGTTCTCTGTTGATCTTGATTATGCGAAagaaaaaattcataatttagaaAAGCAGATTGAAGCTAAAGAGAATGATAAACGGATTTTAGAGCAAAGAGTAAAGGAGCTAGAAGGTATGGAGGCTTTGTCGACTGAGTTGcaagtaaaatttaaatctttgaCCGATGTATTAACTGCCAAAGATCAAG AAATAGAGGGTCTTATGCAAGCACTTGATGAAGAAGAAACACAGATGGAAGAATTGGACAAAAGGAAGAGAGAACTTGAGGGCTTGGTTCAAGAAAAGGATTTCACATTGAAGAGTCTAGAAGTTTCTCGGGCCAAGACTGTAGCAAAGCTCTCCACAACCGTAAACAAATTTGATGAGTTACATAATCTCTCTGAAACCCTAATTGCTGAGGTAGAAAACCTTCAATCCCAATTGCAAGGGCGTGACTCGGAGATCTCATTTCTGCGGCAGGAGGTAACTAAGAGTACCAACGATCTTTTGGCCTTACAAGAGGCTAACAAGAAATATTCATCTGAGATTGATGATTTACTAGGATGGTTGGATAAGATGGTATTAATTTTTGGGTTGAATGTTAAGATTTCGGATGGCTCTGAGGGCACCAGTCAAGTTCAcgtgtataaaaatatattggaTAAGCAAATAGTGTCTGTTATTACCGAGTTGAACGATCTGCGGGTTTCTGTTCAGAATAAAGATGCTTTGCTTCAGATTGAAAGAGGAAGAGTGGAGGAGCTGTTGCATCGATCTGAAGCTCTTGAGACTTCTTTGCGCCAGAAGGAACAATCCAGCAGTAGGACATTGGTGCCTTCAGAGATTGAACAAGTG AGAGACAAGCTAAACCCAGGTGCAGTCGTCGCACATGTCCGCAGCGGGCGCAAAGTCAACAATGACCAAGTAGCTATATCTATCGACACAGAAAATGATGATCATTCATTgcatgatgacgatgatgataaAG CACATGGTTTCAAGTCTCTCGTTATGTCACGTTTTGTTCCAAGAGCTACTCGACCTATATCTGACAGAATTGATGGAATATG GGTATCAGGTGATCGATTACTAATGAGACAACCTACGCTACGGCTTGGTGTTTTGATATATTGGATTGCCTTGCATGCATTACTGGCGAGTTTCATTTGA